The segment GGTCCTGATGATTTTCGGTGGCGCGATGGCCTTCCTGGAAGGCATCTCCGCCCTCGCCAAGGACCAGGTCTTCGTCACCACACAGAACTACGTCTTCTCCTTCAACCTCACGGGCTGGGGCTGGATCCATCTCATCCTGGGCATCGTCATCCTGCTCGCGGGTGTCGCACTGCTCGCGACCGGGGCGATGTGGGCACGGGTCATCGGTGTGATCCTGGCCGGCCTGGGTGCGCTCGCGAACTTCCTGTGGATTCCGCACTACCCGTTCTGGGCCATCGTGCTGATCGCCATCGACATCTTCATCATCTGGGCGCTGTGTACGGACAACCACCGCCACGCCGCCACCAGGT is part of the Streptomyces platensis genome and harbors:
- a CDS encoding DUF7144 family membrane protein, with product MATQKRYVGGWTAFAAVLMIFGGAMAFLEGISALAKDQVFVTTQNYVFSFNLTGWGWIHLILGIVILLAGVALLATGAMWARVIGVILAGLGALANFLWIPHYPFWAIVLIAIDIFIIWALCTDNHRHAATR